A portion of the Nomia melanderi isolate GNS246 chromosome 2, iyNomMela1, whole genome shotgun sequence genome contains these proteins:
- the gig gene encoding TSC complex subunit tuberin isoform X2 — protein sequence MRVKFFVVVKEHNIPEDIGPRLELLQSLTENGKDILHLEERMGPFLLEWMPIVTAGDAKRGAEFLSLLVNVIKFNSAYIDDDIISGLVQYICHLCYYSNSTEVVSGCLEALDAIVCYSNLHSDSLQTFIIALCGSVNVETYCQISWKIMRNLLGTHMGHSALYTMCRLLQDANFQRDVRLLRGAVFYVNMGLWGTHKIPKLECTPTSVLPSFFQALKCNHPIVMYEVTLSIQRLVTKYGAELWDPTWSIILDIIEEVISHTETSNQLASRQVSVSLHETINTIENLLDNNHYNGCVQRFYDLVERCSDTRPEASVLKLIEYRGRTIGPTHYQWQPKLASLMERYYKLETRTTVRMKILEVLTNVIQVNRSRYEDELIERIVVPYFQHIDADSDITIRNGVAFLLVDLCLECDTKRCLELLDIVEKLINKPFCSDIPITKDTDIKDVKTAVVGVIKILTSKIYNLPSSHAIRAYKVLVNHLDQHYKDPTVFHDVSTIRYLIFECFLKIRANTLYHLGFPDAQNASVTRFSPYLVLEHAATERINSGGGGSSPPPASPAPSHLSCQITYMSLAHACKAVISCIKSEKDWKVLQLVLKELPQVMQNRALVLSRHTNDIDCFAAALCSMVSDKNLRLPESLYNVPPKFTLSEFRVHVFPVLASLASYHAHLDPNLQQRLIKCLEVGLTAKCASQCVTSLTTCILEMRDAMNKLLSEVLLNLSKISATVHIAIPILEFLSTLTRLPKVFASFIGDQYMSVFAILLPYTNPFKYDHYTVSLAHHVIAVWFLKCRLPFRRDFVKFITTGLKANVIIPFEEGHLMKSDFNFINEDSSNRKRSSSLTEQGSRGRRERPIMSNRMIGESKVSDLKPPIDEALMTFHVELTETCIDLMARYTFSTYSARPKRLSTADFLLKEGQSMTWLLGNKLISVTTSGCSNKAMRGGLCDNCWVACKPGPQSPEHTRTSQLNLRRASSTETAKEEKLSRQSSGGHASSTGNTAANSPIEELKKTSDDLETTKREYPAEKTEKEQTAESSKLEQILNSQKQEEHVLCACWCQGWAEIYVRRPTGDMSWIMRIQNSTQFESHVDFPVHDILALYRPTQDISQKQQESTSEYSGDEGEDTADKNQDQASIDHGSTLKPVASSTSSGPIAIPGSPARPNPSRQSSRDSLESLDDGDDDLRRSRNPVRRSNSSPEMSANWKNPFLNKDKLNLQQADRELSSGDLEIKLDAELKNRAKNTYAKDMRVSCEAIPEEIFGMGTTPPSSENTSDHPSALRSQRSYPGATQVTQVITTTSNTVPPSPTTLQVQGNFLGVQARTAQIQSSTAKPPQSPTQTYPRLSSLEPGQKQAATGSESKPPIGRNHLGDKKDERPDPSMLPPLPLPFRDRGHTISVMSPVKKSRSEWDNIRRGNSPRVKDPPKAGINPSFVFLQLYHTAHFGSPSEKPLLVPQTTAVQRAVTNLDRIQPYETHKIGVLYVGPGQASNEVEILANQHGSLRYTEFLQRLGTLVRLKDVDESVFLGGLDRNGENGNFAYIWQDDVTQVAFHVATLMPTKPSDPKCTSKKQHIGNNYVTVVYNESGESYNIQTVKGQFNYACVVIQPLDHGTNQVTVQVKEELAKHIRHSEPKIISDQNLAILSRQLALHANLASMVSSSLEQNSHNPYASNWLERLRHIKRLRNRVLQETVNNNPDGTTDELSPRSSKRVYMDDFTEYTT from the exons ATGAGAGTAAAATTTTTTGTGGTTGTCAAAGAACACAATATTCCGGAAGACATTGGACCTAg attggAGCTTTTACAAAGTTTAACAGAAAATGGGAAAGATATATTACATTTGGAAGAAAGAATGGGACCATTTCTATTAGAATGGATGCCTATTGTAACAGCAGGAGATGCGAAGAGGGGTGCTGAGTTCTTGTCTCTTCTTGTTAAtgtcataaaattcaattcagcaTACATAGACGATGACATTATATCAGGACTTGTCCA gTACATTTGTCATCTCTGTTATTATAGCAATAGCACTGAAGTTGTTTCCGGGTGTCTAGAAGCTTTAGATGCAATTGTATGCTACAGTAATTTGCACTCTGACTCATTACAAACTTTTATCATAGCTTTGTGTGGAAGCGTAAATGTCGAAACATATTGTCAAATAAGTTGGAAG ataatGCGTAATCTGTTAGGAACACACATGGGTCATTCTGCATTGTATACAATGTGTCGTTTATTACAAGATGCCAATTTTCAGCGAGACGTACGTTTACTCAGGGGTGCCgtgttttatgtaaatatggGTCTCTGGGGTACACATAAAATTCCAAAACTGGAGTGTACTCCTACATCGGTTTTACCTTCATTTTTCCAA GCTTTAAAATGTAATCACCCTATTGTCATGTACGAAGTGACACTGTCCATTCAGAGATTAGTGACCAAATACGGTGCTGAATTATGGGATCCCACATGGAGCATTATTCTTGACATCATAGAGGAAGTTATTTCTCACACGG AGACCAGTAATCAACTCGCATCTAGACAAGTTTCAGTGAGTTTACATGAAACGATAAATACCATCGAAAATTTATTGGATAACAACCATTATAATGGTTGTGTTCAACGATTTTACGATCTTGTTGAACGGTGCAGTGATACACGAcct GAAGcatctgttttaaaattaatcgaATATAGGGGACGTACTATAGGACCTACTCACTATCAATGGCAACCGAAATTAGCCAGTTTAATGGAACGTTATTATAAATTGGAAACGCGTACGACTGTTAGAATGAAAATCCTCGAAGTTTTAACAAATGTCATTCAAGTTAATag gtCTAGATACGAAGACGAATTGATCGAAAGAATTGTTGTGCCATATTTTCAACATATAGATGCAGATTCAGATATTACGATCCGTAATGGTGTCGCATTCTTACTTGTTGATCTTTGCCTCGAATGTGATACAAAACGATGTCTGGAACTTCTAGACATAGTGGAGAAG TTAATCAATAAGCCCTTCTGTTCTGATATTCCAATCACGAAAGACACTGACATTAAAGATGTAAAAACTGCAGTTGTCGGTGTAATAAAAATCTTAACATCGAAAATTTACAATTTGCCATCGAGCCATGCGATACGCGCTTATAAGGTTTTGGTGAATCATCTTGATCAGCATTATAAAGATCCAACCGTCTTCCACGATGTTTCTACGATTCGATATCTG ATCTTTGAGtgtttcttgaaaattagagCAAACACACTGTATCATCTTGGGTTTCCAGATGCACAGAATGCATCTGTAACCAGGTTCAGTCCGTATTTAGTTTTAGAACATGCTGCAACTGAACGAATAAATAGCGGTGGCGGTGGAAGTAGCCCTCCGCCAGCAAGTCCAGCTCCGTCACATTTATCTTGTCAGATTACTTATATGTCATTGGCACACGCATGTAAAGCCGTCATTTCCTGCATTAAATCGGAGAAAG ATTGGAAAGTTTTACAACTCGTATTAAAAGAGCTACCGCAAGTAATGCAAAATAGAGCCTTGGTATTGTCACGGCATACTAATGATATCGATTGTTTCGCTGCTGCACTTTGTTCAATG gTCAGTGATAAGAACTTACGACTTCCAGAATCTTTGTATAATGTTCCTCCGAAATTTACTCTGTCTGAATTTCGTGTTCACGTTTTTCCAGTATTAGCGTCGTTAGCCTCGTATCATGCGCATCTGGATCCTAATTTACAGCaacgtttaataaaatgtttagag GTTGGTTTAACTGCGAAATGTGCTAGTCAATGTGTTACTAGTCTTACAACTTGTATTTTGGAAATGCGTGACGCGATGAACAAACTTTTATCAGAAGTTCTCTTGAATTTGTCTAAAATTTCAGCGACAGTACACATCGCTATACCAATCTTGGAGTTTTTGTCCA CTCTTACTAGACTGCCAAAGGTTTTCGCGAGCTTCATTGGAGACCAATATATGTCAGTTTTCGCTATTTTACTGCCATATACAAACCCATTTAAGTACGACCACTATACGGTCTCCTTGGCACACCATGTGATTGCAGTGTGGTTTCTAAAGTGTCGATTACCATTTCGAAGAGATTTTGTCAAGTTTATTACCACA ggTTTGAAAGCAAACGTAATAATACCGTTCGAAGAAGGGCATTTAATGAAATCAGATTTTAACTTCATAAACGAAGACTCATCAAATAGAAAACGTAGCTCGAGTTTAACGGAACAG GGTAGTAGAGGTCGAAGGGAAAGACCAATAATGTCGAATCGCATGATAGGCGAAAGTAAAGTATCGGATTTGAAACCACCCATCGACGAGGCTTTAATGACTTTTCACGTTGAGCTTACCGAAACTTGTATCGATTTGATGGCTCGATATACATTCTCAACATACTCGGCTCGGCCTAAAAG acttTCAACTGCTGACTTTCTTCTTAAAGAAGGCCAGTCAATGACATGGTTGCTTGGAAATAAACTTATCAGTGTAACGACCAGTGGTTGCAGCAATAAAGCGATGCGAGGCGGTCTCTGCGATAATTGTTGGGTGGCCTGTAAACCTGGCCCTCAGTCACCGGAACACACAAGGACATCTCAGTTGAATTTGAGGAGGGCGTCAAGTACAGAG ACAGCCAAGGAGGAGAAATTGTCTAGGCAGTCTTCCGGGGGTCATGCTAGCTCCACAGGCAACACAGCTGCGAATTCTCCAATAGAAGAGTTAAAGAAAACGTCGGACGATTTGGAGACGACGAAAAGGGAGTATCCCGCGGAGAAAACGGAGAAAGAGCAAACCGCCGAATCCTCGAAGTTGGAACAAATACTCAACAGCCAGAAGCAAGAGGAACATGTGCTTTGCGCTTGTTGGTGTCAAGGCTGGGCCGAGATATACGTGCGCAGACCTACAGGCGACATGTCTTGGATAATGAGGATTCAAAATTCTACGCAATTCGAGTCGCACGTGGATTTCCCTGTACACGACATACTGGCATTGTACAGACCGACCCAGGATATATCGCAGAAGCAACAGGAGTCAACGTCAGAATATTCTGGAGATGAAGGAGAG GACACTGCGGATAAAAACCAAGATCAAGCATCGATCGATCACGGTAGCACGTTAAAACCTGTTGCATCTTCTACGTCGTCTGGTCCAATCGCGATACCAGGCTCACCTGCTCGACCAAATCCCTCCAGGCAAAGCTCGCGCGACAGTTTGGAAAGTTTAGACGACGGTGACGATG ATCTACGCCGTTCCCGGAATCCAGTGCGCAGATCAAACTCTAGTCCCGAGATGAGCGCTAATTGGAAGAATCCGTTTTTAAATAAGGATAAATTAAACCTGCAACAAGCGGACCGAGAACTTTCATCCGGGGATCTGGAGATTAAACTCGACGCGGAACTGAAGAACCGTGCGAAGAACACCTACGCGAAGGACATGAG GGTCAGTTGCGAAGCTATACCAGAAGAGATATTCGGCATGGGCACGACACCCCCATCTTCGGAGAACACGTCGGATCATCCGTCTGCGTTGAGGTCTCAACGTTCTTATCCAGGAGCAACGCAAGTGACTCAGGTTATCACGACTACCAGCAATACCGTTCCGCCATCGCCAACCACTCTGCAG GTACAAGGAAACTTCTTAGGGGTACAAGCACGCACCGCGCAAATACAATCATCCACTGCAAAGCCTCCGCAATCACCCACTCAGACTTATCCTCGGTTATCTAGTCTCGAGCCAGGTCAGAAGCAAGCAGCGACAGGATCAGAGAGTAAACCACCCATTGGACGAAACCACCTTGGGGACAAA AAGGATGAAAGGCCAGATCCGTCCATGTTACCTCCTTTGCCACTACCGTTCCGTGATAGAGGTCATACGATTTCCGTGATGAGTCCCGTGAAAAAATCTCGTAGCGAATGGGATAACATACGCAGAGGGAACTCGCCACGTGTGAAGGATCCCCCTAAAGCAGGTATTAATCCTAG TTTTGTTTTCTTACAACTATACCATACAGCGCACTTCGGCTCGCCTTCAGAAAAACCGTTGTTAGTTCCGCAAACGACAGCCGTGCAGAGAGCAGTAACGAATTTAGATAGGATACAGCCGTACGAAACCCATAAGATCGGGGTTCTTTACGTTGGACCCGGACAAGCGTCCAACGAGGTGGAAATTCTGGCTAATCAGCATGGATCCCTTCGGTACACGGAGTTCCTGCAGCGATTAGGGACATTGGTCCGACTAAAGGACGTCGATGAAAGCGTATTTCTGGGAGGTTTAGATCGCAACGGTGAAAACGGTAACTTCGCGTATATCTGGCAAGACGATGTCACACAG GTAGCGTTTCACGTGGCTACTTTGATGCCGACTAAACCGAGCGACCCAAAATGTACCTCCAAAAAGCAGCACATCGGGAATAATTACGTTACCGTGGTGTACAACGAATCTGGCGAATCGTACAACATACAAACTGTAAAG GGGCAATTTAATTACGCGTGTGTTGTGATTCAGCCCTTGGATCACGGTACCAATCAAGTTACAGTTCAAGTGAAAGAAGAATTAGCGAAACATATTCGGCACAGCGAACCTAAAATAATTTCAGACCAAAATTTAGCAATTTTATCACGGCAGCTTGCTCTTCATGCGAAT CTTGCTTCAATGGTTTCGTCGTCTCTAGAACAAAACAGTCACAATCCGTATGCCTCTAATTGGTTAGAACGTTTGCGACACATAAAGCGGCTCAGGAACCGCGTGTTACAGGAAACAGTAAATAACAATCCGGATGGGACGACCGACGAATTATCGCCAAGATCAAGTAAACGCGTTTATATGGACGATTTTACTGAATATACAACATGA
- the gig gene encoding TSC complex subunit tuberin isoform X1: protein MSKMSSKDKDNKTLHDKLKQFFRINKGNYKSREDFTLTTDLEKEISPESPVHHRTKAIKDLCDAVLNQQWEDTAAERLWYLVQDLLGKDVPREHRHVTLNFLRCLVQGQYSKLSSLMRVKFFVVVKEHNIPEDIGPRLELLQSLTENGKDILHLEERMGPFLLEWMPIVTAGDAKRGAEFLSLLVNVIKFNSAYIDDDIISGLVQYICHLCYYSNSTEVVSGCLEALDAIVCYSNLHSDSLQTFIIALCGSVNVETYCQISWKIMRNLLGTHMGHSALYTMCRLLQDANFQRDVRLLRGAVFYVNMGLWGTHKIPKLECTPTSVLPSFFQALKCNHPIVMYEVTLSIQRLVTKYGAELWDPTWSIILDIIEEVISHTETSNQLASRQVSVSLHETINTIENLLDNNHYNGCVQRFYDLVERCSDTRPEASVLKLIEYRGRTIGPTHYQWQPKLASLMERYYKLETRTTVRMKILEVLTNVIQVNRSRYEDELIERIVVPYFQHIDADSDITIRNGVAFLLVDLCLECDTKRCLELLDIVEKLINKPFCSDIPITKDTDIKDVKTAVVGVIKILTSKIYNLPSSHAIRAYKVLVNHLDQHYKDPTVFHDVSTIRYLIFECFLKIRANTLYHLGFPDAQNASVTRFSPYLVLEHAATERINSGGGGSSPPPASPAPSHLSCQITYMSLAHACKAVISCIKSEKDWKVLQLVLKELPQVMQNRALVLSRHTNDIDCFAAALCSMVSDKNLRLPESLYNVPPKFTLSEFRVHVFPVLASLASYHAHLDPNLQQRLIKCLEVGLTAKCASQCVTSLTTCILEMRDAMNKLLSEVLLNLSKISATVHIAIPILEFLSTLTRLPKVFASFIGDQYMSVFAILLPYTNPFKYDHYTVSLAHHVIAVWFLKCRLPFRRDFVKFITTGLKANVIIPFEEGHLMKSDFNFINEDSSNRKRSSSLTEQGSRGRRERPIMSNRMIGESKVSDLKPPIDEALMTFHVELTETCIDLMARYTFSTYSARPKRLSTADFLLKEGQSMTWLLGNKLISVTTSGCSNKAMRGGLCDNCWVACKPGPQSPEHTRTSQLNLRRASSTETAKEEKLSRQSSGGHASSTGNTAANSPIEELKKTSDDLETTKREYPAEKTEKEQTAESSKLEQILNSQKQEEHVLCACWCQGWAEIYVRRPTGDMSWIMRIQNSTQFESHVDFPVHDILALYRPTQDISQKQQESTSEYSGDEGEDTADKNQDQASIDHGSTLKPVASSTSSGPIAIPGSPARPNPSRQSSRDSLESLDDGDDDLRRSRNPVRRSNSSPEMSANWKNPFLNKDKLNLQQADRELSSGDLEIKLDAELKNRAKNTYAKDMRVSCEAIPEEIFGMGTTPPSSENTSDHPSALRSQRSYPGATQVTQVITTTSNTVPPSPTTLQVQGNFLGVQARTAQIQSSTAKPPQSPTQTYPRLSSLEPGQKQAATGSESKPPIGRNHLGDKKDERPDPSMLPPLPLPFRDRGHTISVMSPVKKSRSEWDNIRRGNSPRVKDPPKAGINPSFVFLQLYHTAHFGSPSEKPLLVPQTTAVQRAVTNLDRIQPYETHKIGVLYVGPGQASNEVEILANQHGSLRYTEFLQRLGTLVRLKDVDESVFLGGLDRNGENGNFAYIWQDDVTQVAFHVATLMPTKPSDPKCTSKKQHIGNNYVTVVYNESGESYNIQTVKGQFNYACVVIQPLDHGTNQVTVQVKEELAKHIRHSEPKIISDQNLAILSRQLALHANLASMVSSSLEQNSHNPYASNWLERLRHIKRLRNRVLQETVNNNPDGTTDELSPRSSKRVYMDDFTEYTT from the exons atgtcgaaAATGAGCTCGAAAGACAAAGATAACAAAACCTTACATGATAaactgaaacaattttttcGTATTAACAAAG GAAACTATAAAAGTCGTGAAGATTTTACGTTAACCACTGAtcttgagaaagaaatcagcCCTGAAAGTCCTGTACACCATCGTACAAAAGCGATTAAAGACCTTTGCGATGCAGTTCTTAATCAGCAGTGGGAAGAT ACAGCAGCTGAAAGATTATGGTATTTGGTACAAGATCTTTTAGGCAAAGATGTACCTCGTGAGCATAGACatgtaacattgaattttttacgATGTCTTGTCCAAGGCCAATATTCCAAACTATCTTCTCTTATGAGAGTAAAATTTTTTGTGGTTGTCAAAGAACACAATATTCCGGAAGACATTGGACCTAg attggAGCTTTTACAAAGTTTAACAGAAAATGGGAAAGATATATTACATTTGGAAGAAAGAATGGGACCATTTCTATTAGAATGGATGCCTATTGTAACAGCAGGAGATGCGAAGAGGGGTGCTGAGTTCTTGTCTCTTCTTGTTAAtgtcataaaattcaattcagcaTACATAGACGATGACATTATATCAGGACTTGTCCA gTACATTTGTCATCTCTGTTATTATAGCAATAGCACTGAAGTTGTTTCCGGGTGTCTAGAAGCTTTAGATGCAATTGTATGCTACAGTAATTTGCACTCTGACTCATTACAAACTTTTATCATAGCTTTGTGTGGAAGCGTAAATGTCGAAACATATTGTCAAATAAGTTGGAAG ataatGCGTAATCTGTTAGGAACACACATGGGTCATTCTGCATTGTATACAATGTGTCGTTTATTACAAGATGCCAATTTTCAGCGAGACGTACGTTTACTCAGGGGTGCCgtgttttatgtaaatatggGTCTCTGGGGTACACATAAAATTCCAAAACTGGAGTGTACTCCTACATCGGTTTTACCTTCATTTTTCCAA GCTTTAAAATGTAATCACCCTATTGTCATGTACGAAGTGACACTGTCCATTCAGAGATTAGTGACCAAATACGGTGCTGAATTATGGGATCCCACATGGAGCATTATTCTTGACATCATAGAGGAAGTTATTTCTCACACGG AGACCAGTAATCAACTCGCATCTAGACAAGTTTCAGTGAGTTTACATGAAACGATAAATACCATCGAAAATTTATTGGATAACAACCATTATAATGGTTGTGTTCAACGATTTTACGATCTTGTTGAACGGTGCAGTGATACACGAcct GAAGcatctgttttaaaattaatcgaATATAGGGGACGTACTATAGGACCTACTCACTATCAATGGCAACCGAAATTAGCCAGTTTAATGGAACGTTATTATAAATTGGAAACGCGTACGACTGTTAGAATGAAAATCCTCGAAGTTTTAACAAATGTCATTCAAGTTAATag gtCTAGATACGAAGACGAATTGATCGAAAGAATTGTTGTGCCATATTTTCAACATATAGATGCAGATTCAGATATTACGATCCGTAATGGTGTCGCATTCTTACTTGTTGATCTTTGCCTCGAATGTGATACAAAACGATGTCTGGAACTTCTAGACATAGTGGAGAAG TTAATCAATAAGCCCTTCTGTTCTGATATTCCAATCACGAAAGACACTGACATTAAAGATGTAAAAACTGCAGTTGTCGGTGTAATAAAAATCTTAACATCGAAAATTTACAATTTGCCATCGAGCCATGCGATACGCGCTTATAAGGTTTTGGTGAATCATCTTGATCAGCATTATAAAGATCCAACCGTCTTCCACGATGTTTCTACGATTCGATATCTG ATCTTTGAGtgtttcttgaaaattagagCAAACACACTGTATCATCTTGGGTTTCCAGATGCACAGAATGCATCTGTAACCAGGTTCAGTCCGTATTTAGTTTTAGAACATGCTGCAACTGAACGAATAAATAGCGGTGGCGGTGGAAGTAGCCCTCCGCCAGCAAGTCCAGCTCCGTCACATTTATCTTGTCAGATTACTTATATGTCATTGGCACACGCATGTAAAGCCGTCATTTCCTGCATTAAATCGGAGAAAG ATTGGAAAGTTTTACAACTCGTATTAAAAGAGCTACCGCAAGTAATGCAAAATAGAGCCTTGGTATTGTCACGGCATACTAATGATATCGATTGTTTCGCTGCTGCACTTTGTTCAATG gTCAGTGATAAGAACTTACGACTTCCAGAATCTTTGTATAATGTTCCTCCGAAATTTACTCTGTCTGAATTTCGTGTTCACGTTTTTCCAGTATTAGCGTCGTTAGCCTCGTATCATGCGCATCTGGATCCTAATTTACAGCaacgtttaataaaatgtttagag GTTGGTTTAACTGCGAAATGTGCTAGTCAATGTGTTACTAGTCTTACAACTTGTATTTTGGAAATGCGTGACGCGATGAACAAACTTTTATCAGAAGTTCTCTTGAATTTGTCTAAAATTTCAGCGACAGTACACATCGCTATACCAATCTTGGAGTTTTTGTCCA CTCTTACTAGACTGCCAAAGGTTTTCGCGAGCTTCATTGGAGACCAATATATGTCAGTTTTCGCTATTTTACTGCCATATACAAACCCATTTAAGTACGACCACTATACGGTCTCCTTGGCACACCATGTGATTGCAGTGTGGTTTCTAAAGTGTCGATTACCATTTCGAAGAGATTTTGTCAAGTTTATTACCACA ggTTTGAAAGCAAACGTAATAATACCGTTCGAAGAAGGGCATTTAATGAAATCAGATTTTAACTTCATAAACGAAGACTCATCAAATAGAAAACGTAGCTCGAGTTTAACGGAACAG GGTAGTAGAGGTCGAAGGGAAAGACCAATAATGTCGAATCGCATGATAGGCGAAAGTAAAGTATCGGATTTGAAACCACCCATCGACGAGGCTTTAATGACTTTTCACGTTGAGCTTACCGAAACTTGTATCGATTTGATGGCTCGATATACATTCTCAACATACTCGGCTCGGCCTAAAAG acttTCAACTGCTGACTTTCTTCTTAAAGAAGGCCAGTCAATGACATGGTTGCTTGGAAATAAACTTATCAGTGTAACGACCAGTGGTTGCAGCAATAAAGCGATGCGAGGCGGTCTCTGCGATAATTGTTGGGTGGCCTGTAAACCTGGCCCTCAGTCACCGGAACACACAAGGACATCTCAGTTGAATTTGAGGAGGGCGTCAAGTACAGAG ACAGCCAAGGAGGAGAAATTGTCTAGGCAGTCTTCCGGGGGTCATGCTAGCTCCACAGGCAACACAGCTGCGAATTCTCCAATAGAAGAGTTAAAGAAAACGTCGGACGATTTGGAGACGACGAAAAGGGAGTATCCCGCGGAGAAAACGGAGAAAGAGCAAACCGCCGAATCCTCGAAGTTGGAACAAATACTCAACAGCCAGAAGCAAGAGGAACATGTGCTTTGCGCTTGTTGGTGTCAAGGCTGGGCCGAGATATACGTGCGCAGACCTACAGGCGACATGTCTTGGATAATGAGGATTCAAAATTCTACGCAATTCGAGTCGCACGTGGATTTCCCTGTACACGACATACTGGCATTGTACAGACCGACCCAGGATATATCGCAGAAGCAACAGGAGTCAACGTCAGAATATTCTGGAGATGAAGGAGAG GACACTGCGGATAAAAACCAAGATCAAGCATCGATCGATCACGGTAGCACGTTAAAACCTGTTGCATCTTCTACGTCGTCTGGTCCAATCGCGATACCAGGCTCACCTGCTCGACCAAATCCCTCCAGGCAAAGCTCGCGCGACAGTTTGGAAAGTTTAGACGACGGTGACGATG ATCTACGCCGTTCCCGGAATCCAGTGCGCAGATCAAACTCTAGTCCCGAGATGAGCGCTAATTGGAAGAATCCGTTTTTAAATAAGGATAAATTAAACCTGCAACAAGCGGACCGAGAACTTTCATCCGGGGATCTGGAGATTAAACTCGACGCGGAACTGAAGAACCGTGCGAAGAACACCTACGCGAAGGACATGAG GGTCAGTTGCGAAGCTATACCAGAAGAGATATTCGGCATGGGCACGACACCCCCATCTTCGGAGAACACGTCGGATCATCCGTCTGCGTTGAGGTCTCAACGTTCTTATCCAGGAGCAACGCAAGTGACTCAGGTTATCACGACTACCAGCAATACCGTTCCGCCATCGCCAACCACTCTGCAG GTACAAGGAAACTTCTTAGGGGTACAAGCACGCACCGCGCAAATACAATCATCCACTGCAAAGCCTCCGCAATCACCCACTCAGACTTATCCTCGGTTATCTAGTCTCGAGCCAGGTCAGAAGCAAGCAGCGACAGGATCAGAGAGTAAACCACCCATTGGACGAAACCACCTTGGGGACAAA AAGGATGAAAGGCCAGATCCGTCCATGTTACCTCCTTTGCCACTACCGTTCCGTGATAGAGGTCATACGATTTCCGTGATGAGTCCCGTGAAAAAATCTCGTAGCGAATGGGATAACATACGCAGAGGGAACTCGCCACGTGTGAAGGATCCCCCTAAAGCAGGTATTAATCCTAG TTTTGTTTTCTTACAACTATACCATACAGCGCACTTCGGCTCGCCTTCAGAAAAACCGTTGTTAGTTCCGCAAACGACAGCCGTGCAGAGAGCAGTAACGAATTTAGATAGGATACAGCCGTACGAAACCCATAAGATCGGGGTTCTTTACGTTGGACCCGGACAAGCGTCCAACGAGGTGGAAATTCTGGCTAATCAGCATGGATCCCTTCGGTACACGGAGTTCCTGCAGCGATTAGGGACATTGGTCCGACTAAAGGACGTCGATGAAAGCGTATTTCTGGGAGGTTTAGATCGCAACGGTGAAAACGGTAACTTCGCGTATATCTGGCAAGACGATGTCACACAG GTAGCGTTTCACGTGGCTACTTTGATGCCGACTAAACCGAGCGACCCAAAATGTACCTCCAAAAAGCAGCACATCGGGAATAATTACGTTACCGTGGTGTACAACGAATCTGGCGAATCGTACAACATACAAACTGTAAAG GGGCAATTTAATTACGCGTGTGTTGTGATTCAGCCCTTGGATCACGGTACCAATCAAGTTACAGTTCAAGTGAAAGAAGAATTAGCGAAACATATTCGGCACAGCGAACCTAAAATAATTTCAGACCAAAATTTAGCAATTTTATCACGGCAGCTTGCTCTTCATGCGAAT CTTGCTTCAATGGTTTCGTCGTCTCTAGAACAAAACAGTCACAATCCGTATGCCTCTAATTGGTTAGAACGTTTGCGACACATAAAGCGGCTCAGGAACCGCGTGTTACAGGAAACAGTAAATAACAATCCGGATGGGACGACCGACGAATTATCGCCAAGATCAAGTAAACGCGTTTATATGGACGATTTTACTGAATATACAACATGA